The following are encoded together in the Hoplias malabaricus isolate fHopMal1 chromosome 3, fHopMal1.hap1, whole genome shotgun sequence genome:
- the LOC136690802 gene encoding GTPase IMAP family member 9-like: MGKTREDTIRVKQMCVDLHKSRSGYKKIATHLHMPSSTVREIIKEFKTSGTVTNCDKRAWKRTQVTEVKKNIFFILLLLFSTLLSFVSELRIVLLGKVGAGKSKVARLLLGSKEPKGEIGSCVLREGEARGRRICLVDTPDWGRYSLYNTPDKIKHEMARSMTLCPPGPHALIVVLRVKSCTDGPSVKELKTLNRRMELLSERVWKHTMVLFLCDEEVEEPAVRQYIQKANRLLEKCGNRHYVLRSEDQVPGFLQEIDKMVEGNCGDFFLPQMYYEYMQSKIPKNITEMKKMYEDREERLKMGYQTRINQYKRQAEETVLRQRRGSFQGDRPSMNEDDQPVDIAAIKSKFRDEMMSLARYYMKPAALIALTIIGALIGSVVGSAYGVTGSGVGIVIGIAVAIPLALWLIDAVRVARESSNTLQETKHHI; encoded by the exons atgggaaagacaagagaagaCACTATTCGAGTAAAGCAGATGTGTGTCGACCTTCATAAATCACGCAGtggctacaagaaaatagccactcacctGCACATGCCCTCATCTACAGTCAGAGAAATCATCAAAGagttcaaaacatctggaactgtgacaaactgTGACAAACGAGCCTGGAAGAGGACGCAAGT aactgaagtaaaaaaaaatatattttttattttattattattattttctactttattgtcttttgtttcagAGCTGAGGATTGTGCTGCTGGGGAAAGTTGGAGCTGGGAAGAGTAAAGTGGCCAGACTCCTGTTGGGCAGCAAAGAACCTAAGGGGGAGATAGGATCATGTGTTTTACGTGAAGGAGAAGCTAGAGGAAGGAGGATCTGCCTGGTGGACACTCCAGATTGGGGCAGATATTCTTTATATAATACCCCTgataaaattaaacatgaaatGGCCCGAAGCATGACTCTCTGCCCTCCAGGACCCCATGCTCTGATTGTGGTGCTGCGTGTTAAAAGTTGTACTGATGGACCTTCTGTAAAAGAACTTAAAACACTGAATCGGCGCATGGAGCTTCTGTCTGAGAGGGTCTGGAAACACACAATGGTGCTGTTCTTATGTGATGAAGAAGTGGAGGAACCTGCAGTCAGACAGTACATTCAGAAAGCAAACAGACTGCTGGAAAAATGTGGAAACAGACACTATGTCCTCCGTTCTGAAGACCAGGTCCCTGGGTTCCTCCAGGAAATAGACAAAATGGTGGAAGGAAACTGTGGTGATTTCTTCCTGCCGCAGATGTACTATGAATATATGCAGAGCAAAATTCCAAAGAACatcacagaaatgaaaaaaatgtacgaGGACAGAGAAGAACGGCTGAAAATGGGGTATCAGACAAGAATTAACCAGTATAAAAGACAAGCTGAGGAAACTGTTCTTCGGCAACGACGTGGAAGTTTTCAGGGAGACCGTCCTAGTA TGAATGAAGATGACCAGCCTGTGGACATCGCAGCAATCAAGAGCAAGTTTCGAGATGAGATGATGTCACTTGCGCGCTATTACATGAAACCAGCAGCACTGATTGCCCTGACTATCATTGGTGCTCTTATCGGATCAGTAGTTGGATCTGCATATGGAGTAACAGGGTCAGGTGTGGGAATTGTTATTGGAATTGCAGTAGCAATCCCCCTGGCTTTGTGGCTGATTGATGCTGTAAGAGTGGCAAGAGAAAGTTCAAACACTCTGCAAGAAACAAAACACCACATATAA